The Aneurinibacillus migulanus genome contains the following window.
AAAGTGAATCAGCAAATGGTAGGAATACTCGAACAGTATGCAGGGGAACTGGCGCAGGCGGAAAAGGAACGGACACCGATCGCAGCTCTTACAGAACGTTCCCCTTCCTTAACTGTTGAAGAAGCATACCGAATTCAGCTGCTAGGCATTCAAGAAAAAACAAAGGCTGGTCAGCGTATTATCGGAAAGAAAATCGGACTTACTTCACATGCAATGCAGCACCTATTGGGTGTAGACCAACCGGACTATGGCCATTTATTGGACAGTATGGCAGTGGAAAACGGCAGCACTATCATATCGAACCGTATTTTACAAGCAAAGGTCGAGGGGGAGATAGCGTTTATTCTGAAGAAAGACTTGCAAGGGCCGAATGTTACGCTGCTGGACGTTCTGCAAGCCACTGATTATGTGCTGCCGGCAATCGAGATTGTCGATAGTCGGATTGCAGATTGGAAAATCAAGCTTCCGGATACGATTGCTGATAATGCATCTTCCGGGCTGTATGTGCTGGGCGGAAAGCCAGTACGGATAGAAGATATCGATTTGGAGCTTGCAGGGATGGTACTGTATCGTAACGGACAGATGATTAATACAGGAGTGGGAGCGGCAGCGCTTGGTCATCCAGCCACTTGTGTAGCCTGGTTGGCCAATAAGCTTTCTGAATTTGGTATTGGTCTTAAGGCTGGTGAAGTCATTCTATCCGGTGCGTTATCCGCTGCCGTACCTGTCCAGCCCGGAGACCACTTTAGCGTTCGAATTGCTCATCTTGGCGAGGTTAATGTGAACTTCGCCATGGACAATGCCTGAATGAGAGGATGAGACAGTCATGCAAAAAGTAAAAGTGGCTATTCTTGGCTCAGGAAATATAGGTACGGATTTATTAATGAAGATACAGCGTTCAGACATTCTTGAACTAACGACAATGATAGGGATTGATCCGCTATCCGACGGATTACAGCGTGCTCACGAAATGGGAGTAGAAGCCATTGATACAGGGGTGGATGGATTTCTTGAACGTCCAGAATTAGCTGATATTGTATTTGACGCTACCTCAGCCAAAGCGCATGTTGTGCATGCCAAGAAGCTAAAAGCTGCAGGGAAAATCACGATTGATCTTACACCGGCTGCAATCGGTCCGTTTGTTGTACCGCCCGTGAATTTGGGTGAGCATTTGGATGAATGTAATGTCAACTTGATCACATGTGGGGGACAGGCAACCATTCCAATTGTTCATGCGATTCACCGGGTAAGCCCAGTAGCGTACGCCGAAATTGTAGCTACTATCTCAAGTCGTAGTGCGGGACCTGGAACCCGTGCAAACATTGATGAATTTACTCGTACAACTTCACGCGGTCTTGAATTGATTGGTGGTGCTAAAAAAGGCAAGGCCATTATTATTCTAAACCCGGCAGAGCCTCCAATCCTTATGCGAGATACGGTGTATGCGCTAGTCGATGAAAATTTTGTGAACGAAGACGCGATTACGAAGTCTATTTGCGACATGGTTGCTGAAGTCCAGTCGTATGTACCTGGATATAAAATGAAAGGCAAGCCTATATTTGAACGAAATAAAGTAACTGTATTTCTTCAAGTAGAAGGTATCGGAGATTATCTACCTGCTTATTCCGGTAATTTAGACATCATGACAGCCTCTGCTGTGAAAGTGGCAGAGCAATTTGCCCGTCATCTGCATGCACGTATAACCGTTTAGAAAAAGAAAAGGAGGATAGAACATGCCCGAGAAGAAGCAGATTATCTTGACGGAGGTAGCGTTGCGGGACGGCAGCCATGCCATTGCACACCAATATACGACCAAACAAGTTACAGCCATTGCCAAAGGGTTAAATGAAGCGGGAGTACCTTATATCGAAGTATCGCACGGAGATGGGCTTGCAGGTTCCTCTTTGCAGTACGGTCTTTCTCATACGAATGAAATGGAACTGATTGAAGCAGCTGTATCAGTTTGCACAACGTCCAACGTTGCTGTGTTATTGCTACCAGGTGTAGGAACAGTATCTGAATTGAAGCAAGCAGCACAGCTTGGGGCCCGAATGGCTCGGATTGCAACGCATGTAACGGAAGCGGATATATCAGCACAGCACATTACCAGTGCGAAAGAGATCGGCATGGAAGTCGTGGGATTTCTCATGATGGCCCATTCTGCCCCGACGGCAAAACTGGTGGAGCAGGCGAAGCTTATGGAATCATATGGTGCCGATGTTGTGTATGTAGTAGATTCTGCAGGCGCGCTACTTCCCCATGAAGTAAAGGATAAAATTACTGCTTTGCGTCAGCATCTATCGATAGACATTGGCTTTCACGGACATAACAATTTGTCACTTGCTATGGCAAATACTCTCGCTGCTATTGATGCCGGAGCGACACGTATTGATGGAAGCATTCGCTGCCTAGGTGCAGGTGCAGGAAATACGCAAAC
Protein-coding sequences here:
- a CDS encoding 2-keto-4-pentenoate hydratase codes for the protein MVGILEQYAGELAQAEKERTPIAALTERSPSLTVEEAYRIQLLGIQEKTKAGQRIIGKKIGLTSHAMQHLLGVDQPDYGHLLDSMAVENGSTIISNRILQAKVEGEIAFILKKDLQGPNVTLLDVLQATDYVLPAIEIVDSRIADWKIKLPDTIADNASSGLYVLGGKPVRIEDIDLELAGMVLYRNGQMINTGVGAAALGHPATCVAWLANKLSEFGIGLKAGEVILSGALSAAVPVQPGDHFSVRIAHLGEVNVNFAMDNA
- a CDS encoding acetaldehyde dehydrogenase (acetylating) — its product is MQKVKVAILGSGNIGTDLLMKIQRSDILELTTMIGIDPLSDGLQRAHEMGVEAIDTGVDGFLERPELADIVFDATSAKAHVVHAKKLKAAGKITIDLTPAAIGPFVVPPVNLGEHLDECNVNLITCGGQATIPIVHAIHRVSPVAYAEIVATISSRSAGPGTRANIDEFTRTTSRGLELIGGAKKGKAIIILNPAEPPILMRDTVYALVDENFVNEDAITKSICDMVAEVQSYVPGYKMKGKPIFERNKVTVFLQVEGIGDYLPAYSGNLDIMTASAVKVAEQFARHLHARITV
- the dmpG gene encoding 4-hydroxy-2-oxovalerate aldolase, translating into MPEKKQIILTEVALRDGSHAIAHQYTTKQVTAIAKGLNEAGVPYIEVSHGDGLAGSSLQYGLSHTNEMELIEAAVSVCTTSNVAVLLLPGVGTVSELKQAAQLGARMARIATHVTEADISAQHITSAKEIGMEVVGFLMMAHSAPTAKLVEQAKLMESYGADVVYVVDSAGALLPHEVKDKITALRQHLSIDIGFHGHNNLSLAMANTLAAIDAGATRIDGSIRCLGAGAGNTQTEVLLAVLDRLGIYTGVDLYKMMDLAEDVIAPILTVPQEITRDNLVLGYAGVYSSFLLHAQRAAQKFGVDARDILLEIGRRKAVGGQEDMIVDVAAELAQGKETSHANR